A section of the Leptospira terpstrae serovar Hualin str. LT 11-33 = ATCC 700639 genome encodes:
- a CDS encoding AAA family ATPase, protein MEFVTIADVKVPVLPHSNKFPIFPSSLVETDSVKQTLQKILYPMLEGIPVLLVGDAGVGKNALIYYINSLRKQPTLRFSFNEDTLPEDLIGSYRILLDGKGFTWSNGPLTNALSAGLSFVADEMNLCAPNIIKRFSSVYESNYLDLLEGSGERVTGKTGFWFIGTQNPSEGFEGRKPLPFDITKHFAVVYVDPYSPDEMFFILKKLYPMLGEDVLKQIIRISLESEARIKSGEIGKGDLEKYHFNLRTLQKYCNRLVLFGAKDKAVAAREALYLFEEPFRKKEDKSKQRELIESEFGGGIKVVPTKGYVQSSTIFWNDKEIKTWDEKKTISLLSTYPTPEPVLHFLDQVFTAIQAKENILIEYREDQDPQEFLPLFTELTGIELESVMLSKGMHTSDVVGALKPTEEGNIESVTWVDGPLTRSIRKGHIILISGLESAGAELVEKMNMLTDDARSLTLPPESGEYLPVQLTEKSIVFGMKSFRVSKSVTTISRAFRNRFTPILFPELEDVKVLEEILEFYLPEGVLPRSLARFHLKAKELAEKRTIGSANLMPYRFGISNLLKWKNHIYRYNQADVKDIAIRGGKIYYTNQIADPKERKELERLLEGFLSGVEVVSTLFEEIEEKKKTFTVESGLNRKNWWDPELHKRDPLTGVAKKLNSGEEIKRGIEINTPETGGSTKEGPDAWYGQDTQGNQGQGEPQGGGGAWGYRTEELYKQFLKKRRLLWDYSIMVGLEEFKSVFGKELEEVELNLEQLFDPEIDIHRMYKNEGSRVDARKYISYKSGRGDTKIFDKTTIEKNDEKLKGVEVTFLVSKCRRIFNFEYSIAMLSALLVSLHILNEHDIKTSVHTFCDIKNSKDTVDIYNLKSAEEDYTAEKEEEVFSALCKNWHGDSIPEFQVLSNCERYFSPDAQTKIIVLLSDFRGQRAKTYIEDELSSFDTRKMKEAVLKNQDKNYVFLGVGLGSRYIAEHVFHDSLQITADNFYSMPNLIGAEIARLVQIHHSLRQ, encoded by the coding sequence ATGGAATTTGTAACCATTGCCGATGTGAAAGTGCCGGTTCTCCCGCACTCCAATAAGTTTCCTATTTTTCCTTCTAGCCTTGTCGAGACCGACTCGGTCAAACAAACTCTACAAAAAATTCTATACCCCATGCTCGAAGGAATTCCTGTCCTACTCGTGGGAGATGCTGGTGTAGGGAAAAACGCTCTTATCTATTATATCAACTCTTTAAGAAAACAACCTACCTTACGTTTTAGTTTCAATGAAGACACTCTTCCGGAAGATTTGATTGGTTCTTACCGAATTCTCTTAGATGGAAAAGGATTTACTTGGTCGAATGGTCCTCTTACCAATGCACTCTCTGCGGGACTTAGTTTTGTTGCCGATGAAATGAATCTTTGTGCACCAAACATCATCAAACGGTTTTCCTCTGTTTACGAATCCAACTACCTAGACCTTTTGGAAGGGAGTGGGGAAAGAGTGACTGGAAAAACTGGTTTTTGGTTTATTGGCACGCAAAACCCAAGTGAAGGTTTTGAAGGAAGAAAACCCCTTCCCTTTGATATCACCAAACATTTTGCTGTGGTTTATGTAGATCCCTATTCTCCCGACGAAATGTTTTTTATCTTAAAAAAACTCTATCCAATGCTTGGGGAAGATGTTTTGAAACAAATCATTCGGATTAGTTTGGAATCGGAAGCGCGCATTAAATCAGGCGAAATTGGAAAGGGTGATTTAGAAAAATACCACTTCAATTTAAGAACTTTACAAAAGTATTGTAACAGGTTAGTTCTTTTTGGTGCCAAAGACAAGGCAGTGGCAGCAAGAGAGGCTTTGTATTTATTCGAAGAACCTTTCCGGAAAAAAGAAGACAAGTCCAAACAAAGAGAACTCATCGAATCTGAGTTTGGTGGTGGAATCAAAGTGGTACCTACCAAAGGTTATGTGCAAAGTTCTACCATATTCTGGAACGACAAAGAAATCAAAACTTGGGATGAGAAAAAAACAATCTCCCTTCTTTCCACATACCCCACCCCAGAACCAGTTTTGCATTTCCTAGACCAGGTATTTACTGCCATCCAAGCCAAAGAAAACATTCTCATTGAATACCGTGAAGACCAAGACCCACAAGAATTTTTACCTCTATTTACTGAACTTACAGGAATTGAACTTGAGTCCGTGATGTTATCCAAAGGGATGCATACATCCGATGTAGTTGGAGCTTTGAAGCCGACCGAAGAAGGAAATATCGAAAGTGTCACTTGGGTGGACGGCCCCCTAACACGGTCTATTCGAAAAGGTCATATCATCCTTATCTCAGGACTTGAATCGGCGGGAGCAGAACTTGTCGAAAAAATGAATATGTTAACCGACGATGCCCGCTCTCTTACCCTCCCTCCAGAGTCGGGTGAATACCTTCCTGTCCAACTCACGGAAAAATCAATTGTTTTTGGAATGAAGTCTTTTCGGGTTTCGAAATCGGTCACTACCATTTCTCGTGCCTTTCGTAATCGCTTCACTCCGATTCTTTTTCCAGAACTGGAAGATGTCAAAGTCCTAGAAGAAATTCTAGAATTTTACCTTCCTGAAGGAGTTCTGCCACGAAGTTTAGCACGTTTCCATTTGAAGGCAAAGGAACTTGCGGAGAAACGTACCATTGGATCAGCAAACCTTATGCCTTACCGATTTGGAATTTCCAATCTTCTAAAATGGAAAAACCATATCTATCGTTATAACCAAGCGGATGTTAAAGACATTGCAATTCGCGGTGGGAAGATCTATTATACAAACCAAATTGCAGATCCCAAAGAAAGAAAGGAACTCGAACGACTTTTGGAAGGATTTCTTTCCGGTGTGGAAGTGGTCTCAACACTCTTCGAGGAAATCGAAGAGAAAAAAAAAACGTTTACCGTTGAATCAGGGTTAAATCGTAAAAATTGGTGGGATCCTGAACTTCACAAACGAGACCCCCTAACAGGTGTTGCTAAAAAACTCAATTCCGGCGAGGAAATCAAACGAGGAATTGAGATCAACACTCCAGAAACGGGGGGTAGCACTAAAGAAGGACCTGATGCTTGGTATGGACAAGATACTCAAGGGAACCAAGGCCAAGGGGAACCACAAGGGGGCGGAGGAGCTTGGGGTTACCGAACCGAAGAGCTCTACAAACAATTTTTAAAAAAACGCCGTCTCCTTTGGGACTATTCCATCATGGTGGGACTGGAAGAATTTAAGTCAGTGTTTGGAAAGGAATTGGAAGAGGTTGAACTCAATTTAGAACAACTCTTTGATCCAGAAATTGACATCCATCGTATGTACAAAAACGAAGGATCGAGGGTGGATGCAAGAAAATACATTTCTTACAAAAGTGGAAGGGGAGATACAAAAATCTTCGATAAAACCACGATCGAAAAAAATGATGAAAAACTAAAAGGTGTGGAAGTGACATTTCTTGTGTCAAAATGCCGAAGGATCTTTAACTTCGAGTATTCGATTGCCATGCTTTCGGCACTCCTTGTCAGCTTACATATATTAAACGAACATGATATCAAAACCAGTGTCCATACTTTCTGTGATATCAAAAACTCAAAAGACACTGTTGACATTTACAATCTAAAGTCGGCAGAAGAGGACTACACTGCAGAAAAAGAGGAAGAAGTATTTAGTGCTCTCTGTAAAAATTGGCATGGGGATAGCATTCCTGAATTCCAAGTCCTTTCCAATTGTGAAAGGTATTTTTCACCTGATGCCCAAACAAAGATCATAGTCCTTCTTTCTGATTTCCGAGGCCAAAGGGCAAAGACTTATATCGAAGATGAATTATCCTCTTTTGATACACGGAAAATGAAAGAAGCTGTACTGAAAAACCAGGACAAAAATTATGTATTTTTAGGGGTGGGACTTGGGTCTCGCTACATTGCGGAACATGTGTTCCATGACTCCCTACAGATTACGGCGGATAACTTTTATTCAATGCCAAATCTTATCGGAGCGGAAATTGCTAGACTGGTGCAAATCCACCATTCCCTCAGACAGTAA
- a CDS encoding pyridoxal phosphate-dependent aminotransferase, whose product MDFANRMYGIDSSPIRKAFELARTIQNPINLSIGQPHFPCPPNIIEVLTKAAQDGKTSYTLTGGIPELKSAMAEKYQIQNQISYAHEDRILATSGISSALFLLFNALVNEGDECLVISPYFLMYPAMLKFYGGKVVPLEESFKPADLESLKSRKFKLIIFSNPSNPTGKVLSKEQLRALANLAEVTGAYLISDEIYELFDYDKQFFSIGSEYEKTITLTGFSKTYNMTGLRLATILAEDKVIKALTTLQQYTVVCAPSITQWAGIEALKTDMSAYIQDYREKRDFVYESLKDYYPIQKSGGAFYSFFQIPGTDEEFIQKAVKKDLILVPGFIFCDQKNFVRLSFATEWDTLKRGMKALQELSTESES is encoded by the coding sequence ATGGATTTCGCAAATAGAATGTATGGGATTGACTCCTCCCCCATCCGTAAGGCCTTTGAGCTAGCACGGACTATCCAAAACCCGATCAATTTGAGTATCGGTCAACCGCACTTTCCCTGCCCACCTAACATCATCGAGGTTTTGACAAAAGCTGCCCAAGACGGGAAAACTTCCTACACCCTAACTGGCGGGATTCCTGAGCTTAAATCGGCTATGGCAGAAAAATACCAAATACAGAATCAAATCTCTTATGCTCATGAAGACAGAATCCTTGCCACATCAGGAATTTCTTCGGCACTCTTTTTATTATTCAATGCCCTTGTCAATGAAGGTGACGAATGTTTGGTGATCTCACCCTACTTTCTTATGTATCCGGCCATGTTAAAATTCTATGGAGGTAAGGTGGTTCCCCTAGAGGAAAGTTTCAAACCCGCTGACTTAGAATCATTAAAATCGAGAAAATTCAAACTCATCATTTTTTCCAATCCTTCCAATCCCACAGGAAAAGTCTTATCCAAAGAACAGTTACGTGCTCTTGCTAATTTAGCGGAGGTCACGGGAGCTTATCTCATTAGCGATGAAATTTATGAACTTTTTGATTATGATAAACAGTTTTTCTCGATTGGGTCAGAATACGAAAAAACAATCACACTCACTGGTTTCTCCAAAACATACAATATGACAGGGCTTAGGCTTGCGACTATCCTTGCAGAGGACAAAGTCATCAAAGCTCTCACCACCTTACAGCAGTATACCGTAGTCTGTGCTCCTTCCATCACCCAATGGGCCGGAATTGAAGCTCTTAAAACAGACATGAGTGCCTATATCCAAGACTACAGAGAAAAACGGGACTTTGTTTATGAATCCTTAAAAGACTACTATCCCATCCAAAAATCAGGCGGAGCTTTCTATTCCTTCTTTCAAATACCTGGAACTGACGAAGAGTTCATCCAAAAGGCTGTGAAAAAAGACCTAATCCTTGTTCCTGGATTTATCTTTTGTGATCAGAAAAATTTTGTTAGGCTTTCCTTTGCCACCGAATGGGATACATTAAAAAGAGGAATGAAGGCCCTACAGGAACTTTCCACAGAAAGTGAATCCTAA
- a CDS encoding prepilin peptidase codes for MEDSNWLFLWSLSTYGILFFFGASLASFYTTLGERILTFCYGKKRKEFSGFKRWNVIFTKPSHCPSCGHLVTKKHLTPIFGWFFTKGKCFQCKTELPKLYPLSEFLFGIVAIFIYFVSEDILGTITLLFLLGHLLISMMTDVAKFSLDYENLPFLVAFGFLSNYLLFGEVINLLTLWVFLGFFVFYFLIYLLFRGGTGLGDVLFSPIFAAIAGNPFWILYFNSSYLLAVGFSFLLRKKGEPLKGKKIPMGLYFSLGLFLTYFAKLLVHYYNWEGFSIYGTIE; via the coding sequence ATGGAGGATTCGAATTGGTTATTCCTTTGGAGCCTATCGACCTATGGAATTTTATTTTTCTTTGGTGCAAGCCTTGCCAGTTTTTATACAACACTCGGCGAACGAATCCTTACTTTTTGTTATGGAAAAAAGAGAAAAGAGTTTAGTGGTTTTAAACGTTGGAATGTGATTTTTACAAAACCAAGCCATTGCCCGTCTTGCGGGCATTTGGTGACAAAAAAACATCTCACACCAATCTTTGGTTGGTTTTTTACCAAAGGAAAGTGTTTTCAGTGTAAAACAGAACTCCCCAAACTCTATCCACTTTCCGAATTTCTTTTCGGTATCGTTGCTATCTTTATATACTTTGTATCTGAAGACATTCTAGGAACCATTACTCTTCTTTTTTTATTGGGCCATCTTCTCATTTCTATGATGACCGACGTTGCCAAATTTTCACTTGATTATGAAAATCTCCCTTTTCTAGTTGCCTTTGGATTTTTATCCAACTACCTTTTGTTTGGTGAAGTGATAAACCTTCTGACACTTTGGGTTTTTCTTGGCTTTTTTGTATTTTATTTTTTGATTTATCTTTTGTTTCGTGGGGGAACGGGTCTTGGAGATGTATTGTTTTCACCTATCTTTGCCGCCATTGCTGGAAATCCTTTTTGGATTTTATATTTCAACTCGTCCTACTTACTTGCCGTGGGATTTAGTTTTTTACTGCGTAAAAAGGGCGAACCGTTAAAAGGAAAAAAGATTCCCATGGGACTTTATTTTTCTCTTGGTTTATTTTTGACTTACTTTGCCAAACTACTCGTCCACTACTACAACTGGGAGGGTTTCTCCATTTATGGAACCATCGAATGA
- the pdxH gene encoding pyridoxamine 5'-phosphate oxidase codes for MEPSNELQNMRRLYTRSVLSEETAGSNPLELFNLWFSEAKTEGEPEPNAMSLATVDKSGQPSARIVLLKGLIRDEFQFFTNYGSDKGKDIAENNKVALNFFWPKLERQIRIEGLASPISKEESKAYFQVRPRESQIGALTSNQSSVVPSREFLEEKFAALTKEWEGKEVPMPENWGGYSVFPTKIEFWQGRVGRLHDRIQFVRKESGWERSRLSP; via the coding sequence ATGGAACCATCGAATGAATTACAAAATATGCGTAGGCTTTACACTCGTTCCGTTCTTTCGGAAGAAACTGCAGGTTCAAATCCCTTAGAATTATTCAATCTTTGGTTTTCCGAAGCCAAAACGGAAGGTGAACCAGAACCCAATGCAATGTCTTTGGCTACCGTAGACAAATCAGGGCAACCATCGGCAAGGATTGTATTACTGAAAGGTCTGATTCGAGATGAGTTTCAATTTTTTACCAATTATGGTTCAGACAAAGGAAAGGACATTGCGGAGAACAATAAAGTGGCACTAAACTTCTTTTGGCCAAAACTAGAAAGACAGATTCGCATCGAAGGATTGGCAAGTCCCATCTCCAAAGAAGAATCAAAAGCTTATTTTCAGGTAAGACCAAGAGAATCACAAATTGGAGCTCTGACATCAAATCAAAGTTCGGTGGTGCCTTCCAGGGAATTTTTAGAAGAAAAATTTGCCGCGCTTACCAAAGAATGGGAAGGTAAGGAAGTACCTATGCCCGAAAACTGGGGTGGGTATTCGGTTTTTCCAACTAAAATTGAGTTTTGGCAAGGAAGGGTGGGAAGGCTCCATGACCGGATTCAATTTGTAAGAAAAGAGTCCGGTTGGGAACGTTCTAGATTATCCCCGTAA
- a CDS encoding bifunctional 3,4-dihydroxy-2-butanone-4-phosphate synthase/GTP cyclohydrolase II yields MIRPIEEAIEEIRQGKMIILVDSEDRENEGDLVCASQFADKDKINFMATHGRGLICVPMERERLQTLGLGKMVDDLSLGDKHGTAFTVSVDAKHGTSTGISAHDRAKTVEVLLDPNTKSEDLVRPGHLFPLQAVTGGVLRRAGHTEAAVDLSKLAGLYPSGVICEIMNDDGSMARIPDLEKFAKTHGLNIYTIEDLIRYRRHKEKLIHLEVEANLPTEFGDFKIKAYSTQIDDKIHMALVKGEINPEKPVLVRVHSECLTGDIFSSQRCDCGPQLHNALRMIEKEGNGVLLYMRQEGRGIGIINKLKAYSLQEGGLDTVEANEKLGFAPDLREYGIGAQILRDIGVKQMKLITNNPRKIVGLEGYNLHVTERVPIEIDPVEENSRYLHTKKTKLGHLLNLHG; encoded by the coding sequence ATGATACGTCCGATCGAAGAAGCAATCGAAGAAATCCGCCAAGGCAAAATGATCATTCTCGTCGACTCTGAAGACAGAGAAAATGAAGGTGATTTGGTCTGTGCCTCCCAATTTGCGGACAAAGACAAAATTAATTTTATGGCGACCCATGGTCGCGGACTGATTTGTGTTCCGATGGAAAGAGAAAGACTCCAAACTTTGGGTCTTGGGAAGATGGTGGATGATTTAAGTTTGGGCGACAAACACGGGACTGCTTTTACCGTTTCGGTGGATGCGAAACACGGAACCTCAACGGGAATCTCCGCTCATGACAGAGCCAAAACAGTAGAAGTCCTTTTAGATCCAAATACCAAATCTGAAGATTTAGTTCGCCCAGGGCATTTGTTTCCTCTCCAGGCAGTGACTGGTGGGGTATTAAGAAGGGCAGGGCATACAGAGGCAGCAGTCGATTTATCAAAGTTAGCTGGTCTATATCCAAGTGGTGTCATTTGTGAAATTATGAATGACGACGGATCTATGGCTCGGATTCCTGATTTGGAAAAATTTGCAAAAACCCATGGTCTCAATATTTACACGATTGAAGATTTAATTCGTTACCGTAGGCACAAAGAAAAACTAATCCATTTAGAAGTGGAGGCAAACCTTCCTACTGAGTTCGGTGACTTTAAAATCAAAGCTTATTCTACACAAATTGATGATAAAATTCATATGGCACTGGTAAAGGGAGAAATCAATCCAGAAAAACCAGTGCTTGTGCGAGTACATAGTGAATGTTTGACTGGCGATATCTTTTCTTCGCAACGTTGTGATTGTGGGCCACAACTCCACAATGCCCTTCGAATGATTGAAAAAGAAGGAAATGGTGTATTACTTTATATGCGCCAAGAAGGTCGTGGCATTGGGATTATCAATAAACTCAAAGCCTATTCCTTACAAGAAGGTGGATTGGATACGGTGGAAGCCAATGAAAAATTGGGATTTGCACCTGACTTACGGGAATATGGAATCGGTGCTCAGATTTTACGGGATATCGGTGTGAAACAAATGAAACTCATCACGAATAACCCTCGTAAGATTGTGGGACTGGAAGGATACAATTTGCACGTCACAGAAAGAGTTCCAATTGAAATCGATCCTGTCGAAGAAAACTCTCGTTATTTACACACGAAAAAAACGAAACTAGGACACCTTCTCAACTTACACGGTTAA
- a CDS encoding STAS domain-containing protein: MELKLNTTGKIKTIEIAGKFDIESTEEFESIFAKLIEPNPSIVSIDMSRLDYIDSSGIGSLIKSLNSLKNKKGKLILVGMKPMIQNVFKLAKLDMFFEIMTASDFQSKYVSNDSDSDIDDLLKRN; the protein is encoded by the coding sequence GTGGAACTGAAACTGAACACAACAGGAAAGATCAAAACCATTGAAATCGCTGGGAAATTTGATATTGAATCCACAGAGGAATTTGAATCGATCTTTGCCAAACTCATCGAACCCAATCCAAGTATTGTTTCCATTGATATGAGCCGTCTTGACTATATCGATTCCTCGGGCATTGGTTCCCTTATCAAAAGTCTCAATTCACTCAAAAACAAAAAAGGGAAACTCATTCTCGTGGGAATGAAACCAATGATTCAAAATGTTTTCAAATTAGCAAAACTAGATATGTTTTTCGAAATCATGACTGCTAGCGATTTTCAATCAAAGTATGTATCCAATGACTCTGATTCCGATATCGATGATTTATTGAAACGAAACTAA
- a CDS encoding riboflavin synthase, whose translation MFTGLVETIGKVVEIKPIDSGIQFTIETEWENPDLKIGDSIAINGACMTVTEFSELGNLFKFYASFKSLELTNLSRLGEGFTVNLERAMALGQRFGGHMVQGHVDGMAKVISRKQIEAEVEEFWIEIPEELRRYFVKKGSVTLDGISLTVVDVKDGNIQLILIPETMEKTNAGTWKKDQRLNVEVDVLAKYIENYLSQRSET comes from the coding sequence ATGTTTACTGGTCTTGTAGAAACTATTGGAAAAGTAGTTGAAATTAAACCCATTGATTCGGGGATCCAATTTACTATTGAAACGGAATGGGAAAATCCAGACTTAAAGATTGGGGACTCTATTGCTATCAATGGAGCTTGTATGACAGTCACTGAGTTTTCTGAATTGGGGAATTTGTTTAAATTTTATGCTTCTTTTAAATCTTTGGAACTTACCAACTTATCTAGGTTAGGAGAGGGATTTACCGTTAATTTAGAAAGGGCTATGGCACTTGGACAACGATTTGGTGGGCATATGGTGCAAGGTCATGTGGATGGAATGGCAAAGGTCATTAGCAGAAAACAAATTGAAGCAGAGGTAGAAGAGTTTTGGATAGAAATTCCAGAAGAGCTAAGACGTTATTTTGTTAAAAAGGGATCAGTGACTTTAGATGGGATTAGTTTGACAGTAGTGGATGTTAAAGATGGAAATATTCAATTGATCTTAATTCCAGAAACCATGGAAAAAACAAACGCTGGTACTTGGAAAAAAGACCAGCGGTTGAATGTGGAAGTGGATGTCCTGGCTAAATACATTGAAAATTATTTGAGCCAAAGATCGGAAACTTAG
- a CDS encoding dihydrofolate reductase family protein, translated as MNAEKRKETYSLHSLLGFLAMGKTGANPPVSAVLTNSEGSILASAHTQNYGGNHAERELYSKFLNKNSDEFLSVSLEPCTHFGKTPPCRDMVIERNPKEIKLGWKDPNPLVQSGDWEKYSQAGISVSLDPMLAKVSLPFLQGFFTRVQTERPWVWIKSATSREGNFASKDKKKERVSSEEVDLALQLLRAKVDAVAVGPGTVVTDSPSLHFRITEEMILSQKPGIRITELEPFFEAGSGLISSLLQYTKDTAEIHRLEENRYQPYRVFVLDPNHLPSQTFFTKQIELTEKFGEKKCIFFILRDEKSNPLPIELETQIQSVSRFEGVNLLPSDGGKFLEILGGLGINTLLCESGNFFPSFLSSELTDTDRILEIRNEKKSLPEGIPFVYQNELLISEYQVGTNRIFIRKPQRST; from the coding sequence ATGAATGCAGAGAAACGAAAGGAAACTTATTCTCTGCATTCCCTTCTCGGGTTTTTGGCCATGGGGAAAACTGGTGCCAATCCTCCCGTTTCCGCAGTATTAACCAATTCCGAAGGTTCTATTTTAGCAAGTGCTCATACACAAAATTATGGGGGAAACCATGCCGAAAGGGAACTTTATTCGAAGTTCCTAAACAAAAACTCTGATGAATTCCTCTCTGTCAGTTTAGAACCTTGTACCCATTTTGGAAAAACTCCACCCTGCCGCGATATGGTGATCGAAAGAAATCCAAAGGAAATCAAACTCGGATGGAAGGATCCCAATCCTTTGGTCCAATCGGGGGACTGGGAAAAGTATTCCCAAGCAGGAATATCTGTATCACTTGATCCCATGTTAGCTAAAGTATCTCTCCCTTTTTTACAGGGTTTTTTTACGCGGGTACAAACAGAAAGACCTTGGGTTTGGATTAAGTCAGCCACTTCAAGAGAAGGGAATTTTGCCTCAAAGGATAAAAAAAAGGAAAGGGTGAGTTCCGAGGAAGTAGATCTCGCATTACAGCTGCTTCGTGCCAAGGTAGATGCTGTTGCCGTGGGTCCAGGAACTGTGGTTACCGATTCTCCTTCCCTCCACTTTCGGATTACTGAGGAAATGATCCTTTCCCAAAAACCGGGAATACGAATCACGGAACTCGAACCTTTTTTTGAAGCAGGCTCTGGCCTTATCTCTTCTTTATTACAATACACAAAGGATACAGCAGAGATCCATAGGTTGGAAGAAAATCGTTACCAACCATACCGAGTGTTTGTTTTGGATCCAAACCACCTCCCATCGCAGACATTCTTTACGAAACAAATCGAACTCACAGAAAAGTTCGGTGAAAAAAAATGTATCTTTTTTATCTTAAGAGATGAAAAATCAAATCCTCTTCCCATAGAATTAGAAACTCAGATCCAATCTGTTTCCCGTTTTGAAGGAGTGAACCTTCTCCCGAGTGATGGTGGTAAATTTTTAGAAATTCTGGGTGGTCTTGGTATTAACACCTTGTTATGTGAATCAGGTAATTTTTTCCCTTCATTCCTTTCTTCTGAACTGACAGATACTGATCGGATTTTAGAAATCCGAAACGAAAAAAAATCCTTACCCGAGGGAATTCCATTTGTTTATCAGAATGAACTATTGATTTCGGAATACCAAGTGGGAACAAACCGCATTTTCATAAGAAAACCCCAAAGGAGCACTTAA
- the secF gene encoding protein translocase subunit SecF, with product MHNINFTKYKYFTLSFSFLAIVFGFVVTFAKYGGFAHSLDFNGGLRTVVELPADKTRNDLEGYFQSKKIEAVVILLEKEKNIYQLDIGLGSLETIEALYKEIPEDSRESSTSAIDRFVQLLRYEYKLPKEKVLSADQVGAVVGGELTEVGITLLLTTLAIILLYLSIRSQFKFALASSIALVHDILMTLALIGFLQIKPSVPIIAALLTLLGYSINDKIVVFDRIRENAHGKDNLALSNIINVSITQTLGRTINTSFTTMISVVAIIVGGAVELYDFAFVLLFGVIVGTYSSIYIAAPISEIYDQLRKKRFA from the coding sequence ATGCATAATATCAATTTTACAAAGTATAAATACTTTACTCTTAGTTTTTCCTTCCTTGCGATTGTTTTCGGATTTGTTGTCACCTTCGCCAAATATGGTGGATTTGCACACTCACTCGACTTTAACGGTGGACTTAGAACCGTAGTAGAACTTCCGGCAGACAAAACACGAAATGATTTGGAAGGATACTTTCAGTCCAAAAAAATTGAAGCGGTTGTCATTCTTTTAGAAAAAGAAAAGAATATTTATCAATTGGATATTGGACTTGGATCATTAGAAACGATTGAAGCTTTGTATAAAGAAATTCCAGAAGATAGCCGCGAATCTTCTACTTCTGCCATTGATCGTTTTGTCCAACTGTTAAGATACGAATACAAACTTCCCAAAGAAAAAGTCCTCTCTGCCGACCAAGTGGGTGCGGTAGTAGGTGGTGAATTGACCGAAGTAGGAATCACACTCCTACTCACAACACTTGCCATCATTCTTTTGTATTTGAGTATTCGTTCTCAGTTTAAGTTTGCTTTGGCATCTTCCATTGCCCTCGTTCATGATATTCTTATGACACTGGCACTCATTGGATTTTTACAAATCAAACCGAGTGTTCCTATCATTGCGGCACTTCTTACACTTCTTGGTTATTCCATTAACGATAAAATTGTAGTATTTGACCGAATTCGCGAAAATGCACATGGAAAAGACAATTTAGCACTTTCTAATATCATCAATGTTTCCATTACTCAAACCTTAGGAAGGACAATCAATACTTCCTTTACTACAATGATATCCGTTGTGGCAATCATTGTGGGTGGGGCCGTGGAATTGTATGATTTCGCTTTTGTCCTTCTTTTTGGTGTGATAGTGGGAACTTATTCTTCTATTTACATTGCCGCTCCGATTTCTGAGATCTACGACCAACTCAGGAAAAAAAGATTCGCATAA